AAGGAGAGACAAGTTACTTGGGTGGCAAGTAAGAAGATTTTGGGTCTCTAGGAGTCGTTTGCGAAATATTAGTCAGAAATTCGGTTCGGAGTAAATTTTACCGTGTGGTaaaataattaatggctaatATTTATTCTTAAAGGATTAAATCATGaatggatggctaatataaatctTGAGATACATTTAGTTTGGTAGAAATTATTTTGACCATTGATTCCGAGGTTTTCGGTTACTAGAGTTTTTCTCGACGCACGCAAAACTGTCACTAAAAGTGAATTTCCGACTCAAAAAATCTCTAGTGAGGAAAATAAACCAATAGTAagctaatatttattatttactagTCAAACTTGGCTTAGGAGATTAATTATCCTCATAAAGTCAATTTTGACCTTATTAATGacctttttttatttaattttttttctttttctttaattttcatttttttattaccGTTGGGTCAGCCTCACTATTTCTTATTGGACTGTAGTTCGAGATtttatgaaataaattaaaaaaaaaaccagaaaagtCTTTTTACTAAAAATTGGATTCTTACAATTCACACCCAAATCCACGTGGAAAGGAAACAGGCTTCTCTCAACCTCACAATAAACCTACACCAGTAAGCCTTCTAAAAACCCTTTCTAACCTATCATTCAATGACCATTACTCCAACCGTATCCATAATCCATCAAATTCTCAAATACACCTAAACCAATCCAACAATTTAAAACCATTAGCTCAGTATGATAATTCAAATTCGCTGGAAAACCAAAACATTATTCCATACACTATATCAGAACCAGTTTCAGGAGGTATGAAGAGTTTGATTCAGATAGAAGAAGTAGGGGTGTTTCACATAGGCAGCACGAAGGCAGCACAAAGAGAGGTATTAAAAGAAGTATTAAACAACCAAAAATCAAACATTTGGCGAGAAATATGGAAGTGACAGAGGTAGGGAGTAAGATTATTGGTGTTAAGCAAAATTCGGAGCAGCAAGATGAGTATTTTAATGAAGAAGACTATTTTATCTACTGAATTTTATTTTGAAGAGCTTTAGGGTGCCATCCCAAAAGCGGCACCCCAAGACCCGTGAAGATGATGATGTGGAACTCCCGGGGTTTGAAAAAACCCCTGACAGTTCATAGCATCAAATGGTTATGTAGGACCCATTCCCACGAAGTGGTATTCTTATGCGAGACCAAAAATACTACTTCGTTTGTGGAAAAACAAGGTAGAAAAGTAGGTTCTTAGAGATTTTATTGTGTTGAACCAAGAGGAATAGCGGGAGGGCTGGTATTAATATGGAAGGACGATGAAGATATTAATATTATTCAGCATActgatttttttattcatttcacTTGGAGAGACAATGGCATAACAGAAGTTGGGAGATTTTTGGAGTACATTTGCATAAAAAGGAGGCCCAACGAAACGATCAATATAATCAGATCTTAATATGCTAGAAACAGCTggagaaaaatattttgattacTGGTGATTTTAATGCTATCTCAGCCTTTaatgaaaaagaaggaggaagaatgAAATCTATTCAAGCTTTTCAAAACTTTATTAATGGAGGCAGCCTGGTTGATCTTGGATATGAAGGTAGTATGTTCACTTAGAGTAATAAATAGGTAGAACTTAAAATTATTAGAGAGAGATTGGATAGATATTTGGCCTCTATTCAGTGGAAAAAGAATTACCCAAATGGCTCGGTTGTGCACTTAGATGACACAGGATTTAATCATAGACCACTTCTGATTTCTTTGGATAGAGTAGGATTTAAAACAAAGAGGAGGTTCAGATTTCAGGAAAGATAGTGTGACAGCAAAGAAGCTAGTCATGTGGTGGTAAATTCATGGCAAATGGAGGTTGAAGGTTCTCTGATGTTTATATTGTTCAGCAAGCTTAAACAATGTAGACACAATTTGGTTGCATGACAGAAAAATTCGTCTACTAACTTAAAGAAAAACATTGTTGAATTAACCTCAAAGCTAAATGTAGAGAAGGATAAAGGTGCGGAGACTGACACCACTATGATCTGGGTCTTAGAGGCAAAACTAGAAGATGAATATGAGAGGgaaaaaagattttggaaagaaAAGGCCAGGGTGCAATGGTTGCATTGGGGTGATAAGAACACAAAGTTCTTTCATGCCAAATTTTGTATGCAGAGCAGCAAAAACAAATTGCACAGGCTGAAAAGTGATTTGGGTGAGGTTGGTACTAATGCAGAACAAATAGCTAGTATTGCGTAGCAATATTTTGAAAACCTATTTACTACTTCTAACCCAAAGGAACCGACTGAGGAGCTGGAGGGGTTGAATAGAAGGGTAGATAACAATACCAATCAAATGCTAACTAGACCAGTCTTGGATCAAGAAGTCAAAGATGCAGTTGTTTCTATTAATCCTCTCTCGACACCTGAAGAGGACATATTCACTGCAAAATTCTATCAGTTTTTCTGGGACACTATTAAAAGGGATGTTCTCAATGTTGTTCATAGCTTCTTTGAGGGAGGAAAGATGCTCAGAGCCTTCAATCATACACACATATGTTTAATTCTTAAAGTCCCCAACATCAGCAAGATGAACCAAGTGAGGCCTATCAGTATTagtactattttttttataaaattatctcTAAAATTCTGGTGCATAGATTATAACATACTATGAACAGAATCATTAGCGATAATCAAAATGTGTTTATAAAGGGCTGGCTTATTAGTGATAATGTATTGATTGCTCACGAATTTATGCACTTCTTGAAGAATAAGAGGTTTGCGGATGAAGAACTAGCGTTGAAAGTAGATATGAGCAAAGTTTATGACCGGGTTGAATGGAAATTTGTTTGGGCTATTATGAAAAAATTGGATTTTTTGTAGAAGGTGGGTGGAGTAGATGAAGGAATGTGTAACGATTGTTTCCTACTCTGTTGCTGTGAAAGGACAACCTCATGGTTGCTTTAAGCCATGTAGGGGATTGTGACAAGACGACCCCCTTTCTCCTTATCTATTTTTATTCTGTGCAGAGGGACTCTCCCATCTACTCTACAGAGGAGAACAGAGGAATGAGAtcaaggttgtcaaactcgcgagtctagGTAAACTCGTGGAGCTGATCTAGACTCGACTCGTAGACTCAACTCGTAGATTCGTACGAGTTTACCTGttataaattttttgtaaaaaatatatatatcgtgtataatatatatatttactcaAATATAGACATCAAACTTAACAATTTCAACATCaaaatacataataaattaaCATAATGCTACAATTATAACAAGTACTCTAGAACACACATTCAAATCCTTCACAAATCACAAGTATGCATCTAGTTCAACATAAAACACACAGTCACACAATTAAAGCATCATATAACACAATTACACAAccgaaaaaaaaacaacaaaacaacaatTAAATGTTCTAATAAACTAAAAGTCTAAAACTGAAACCTtccaatatcttcatcttccatgGTATCAACATCATCATTTTCACCATCTTCATCAGAAACATCTAACAACACCTCTCTGCAAAAGGCAGATTGCTATTTTGCAACAAtcagtttattttttttcttctttactaGATGTGTATTGTATTTTACAGATATGTAAAGTTATAGGTCCACATCTATATATAACACACCATACACCTATATATTTGAATCCCACCACCTTTACtctattattaaattaatttctgTAAATAGACGCCGGACACtagtaaaaaaaaactaaaaatagtaaaaataaaacgCAAACGCTTGACGCATAGTGTGGTGTGAAAccaacttcttctttttcctttcttcttctttttgattTTCTTAAATTAATGGGAAAAGAGATAACCCACCGGTGTTCTCCATTTCTGAAACATACAAAAGTAAATGAACTTTCttctaaaggaaaaaaaaaaaaaagacacggAAAAAGAGTAAATGAATTTTATTAGTGTACTTTNNNNNNNNNNNNNNNNNNNNNNNNNGATCTTTtttttgtgacaaataaatttgATCTAAATGATAATAATTTGATTATAAAATGaatttaaattgataaatataaattacaatcttttaaataaaattgaattaaattaaaaaataaaatcaaattaaaataatctagattataataaattatataattttactttttaaattGGTTCAAATCCTATTGTAAACATAGTCATATGGCAACGAAGTATGACCAACATAGATTTTGAATATAAATATTGCCATTGCAAATGAAATAAGTAATAAACaaatacaaatatttttttaaaatatataaataaataattgatttattttatttattataaaaaataccgGTTACCGTGTTAGTAATGTCATGTCTCATGTGTAAACAAAGGGCATTATAGTAAATAAAATTTGTAATGAAACAAGAGATTGATGCTGATGCTGGGGTTTTGTGTTGTGTTGTGAGTACTATGAACTATGAAGTGTTAAGTGTTAAGTGTGAAGTGTGAAGTGTGAAGAGACAAAGTAAAAAGTGCAGACACAAAGCTGTGGGAACGAAACCAAACCAAGACAAAAATCAAAGTGATGAGGTGAagtgaaagagaaaagaaaaataaaaccctTATGCTTTTTTGGGTTTGTTTCCCTTTCCCACCAGCTTGAAGTGTTTAAGGTTGGTGCAAAGAACAAAACTTTACTCTCCCTTCTTATGTTCAttcattcatattttctttttctcttattttattatttttttctttatataaaagggaaaaaaaatattAGATTATGAAGGACACTTCATTTTCCACAAGTGAAAAGTTCAAATTTTCAACTTCATTTTGCTTTAACGGTATATATAGCACACCATTTATGGAAGATTGGAAAATgggcattaaaaaaaaagaaaaaaaaatagtttttttagCTGCCAAATATTCTTCTTGTTGTTATAGTTGATGTTGCTTTACTTCAATTTCCACGGGCATTGATTCTCCAATGTTATTCTCTTTGTGCATTACATTTGGCTACATAGTTTTTCATTTTTTGCTGTGGGTTCTAGCTCATAAAGAGTTgagacttttattttattttatttttattcttatttagtTTTGTATCTCCTTTTATTAGGTGCTTTTCACTTTCTGTCAATTTCTAGGAGGGTTCAGCTTCATAGCCTTTGATGCAGATTCAttgatattatcattattattattattattttgcttTATTGTGACCCTCCCATTTGGGTATAAATAGGGATTGCTTATGTTTGTGATCTACATTCATTACAGAAGTTCATCATCTTAAGCATTTTGTGGCAGTGACATTAGCATTTTTGAGATTATAGAGAATATGAGCTACAACAGCACCTCAATGAGTTCTGGTtagttttttttgtcttttccatTGCCCTAATTTCACTACATTTATTTGCTTCTGACATTTTCTTGAAGGATTTAATATGTATGAACATTTAGTGCCGCATTAGTGAAATGAATCATCCAAAAGAATGAATTTGATTGGACGACCATGTAAAagaatttcgaaaactaaaatgtCTTTTGTTTTTAGGTGGTGGAAATGGAGCTGGTAGAAGGAATTTCGAGTTCGGAAGGACTCATGTAGTTAGGCCTAAAGGGAGGCACCAAGCAACTATAGTTTGGCTACATGGCCTCGGTGATAATGGCTCGAGGTTTGTTTTTCGCTACTTTCAATATCTTAACCTTATGCAATTACTATAGTTTTTAGTGATGTATGCTCTTTCCTTAATTGGATTTCAAATATTCATTACATCATCAATGACATGGATTTTGTGGAAGAGTTTTTCTCAGGACAAAAAATACGGAAACATTAGAGGATCGAAACCTCTTGGAGAAAGAGACAGGCGAAATGTTTCTGTCTCTACTATCTCAGTGTCTCTGTATTTTTTGTCCTAAGACATGTGCAAATGACTGTCCTTGTCAATGTGCATGGCTCAACAGTTTGGAGTTAATGGTGTTTGGAATTTTAATCATTTGAATAAGTttggtgacactttttcggtggaAACTCAAGTGGATACCCTATGCCTTGTGCTTGAGAATATGCCTTCAATAAGAATGCTGTGTTTGTTTTCTTCTAATTAAATTTAACATCTGTAAGGGAATGTCAAAATCTTGTCCTATTCTGATGTGAGAAGTTTGGTTATTAAATAAGTTCCATTTGCTCTTTTTACAAAAGGCTCTGTCCaccaaaaatttattattaaaaatcttttctaaaagaaaaCAAACATTCTTCTTCTTGATCAAAGTTTTCAGTAAAGGAAACCTTGACTCTGAGATTAGAAATATTAGAGAATGGGACCACTACTTCACCATCTATGTTGTTCCCAAAACTTAGTTAGGCATAGAAATTCTAATCGCCATTTTATTAATACGCGGTCCCAAAATTAGGTAGGAGGTTAATATAATTTTAATGTGTAACTTGAAGGAAACTTTATCATAGTTTCAAgtgtcatttttttttttttacttgcaGAACATGTAGCCTGCAGCTTGTTCTATtactgttatttatttattttttgtactTTATCTTGTTTCTATGCATGGTTGAAAAGTTCGAAAATTTCTTCGAATTAGTAATTTGGAATTTGTGTTGTTTTGCAGCTGGTCCCAAATCTTTGAAACTCTTCCTCTTCCAAATGTAAGAATAAACATAAGTACATTATTAATGTAATATATTTGGAAAACATGTTTGTTTGATAAGTAGAAGCCATTTATTCTTTTGAAACTTATGCTGCAGATTAAATGGATTTGCCCGACTGCTCCTACGCGACCTCTAGCCCTGTTCGGTGGATTTCCTTACAGTGCTTGTAAGATTGGTGCTaaaaaaattcaacataattcACTTGAAAACATCATTTTCCTTTATGGCTTTTCCATTTTGTTTTGGCTGCAAGATTTGCTTTCTACACTTCATTGTTGACATTAATAAAATTCCTTGCATGCATACTGTATGTTCGGTGTTGTAACTGTCGAGAATGGTCTAATTTGTTGAGGAATCTCTACCAGGGTTCGATGTTGGGGAGATTTCGGAAAATGCTGCAGATGATTTGGAGGGATTAGATGCTTCTGCTGCACATGTTGCCAACCTTCTGTCGACCGAGCCTCCAAATAGTAGGTTTTCCAAGATCACTTAAGAAACTCGATATTGCAACCGCCATAACATTTTCACTTGATTATATGGTTCACTGGTTAACTCAATATATGAAATAGTTAACACCCTAACAGAAACCATGATATTAGTTGCTAACACCAATAACATAGCCTAGTCTCATTAGAATTGGCTACATGGGTCGAACGACGTCTTTGTTTAGACAATTTATGTTTAAATCTCTTCTAGAAGTTTTCTTAGGTCTCCTATTACCTCTAGTCGTAGGACTACCTTCCATCTGATCCAATCCTATCCTCCTAAGTAGGGTCTTTATAGGCCTTCTCCAGTTGGTTACACCACGAAATACATAATAAATCTCCGTAAAAGCAGTTGGTCGATTTCAATGTTAGTTATTACAAATTTCCTGGCCTTTATGGCTAGATTTATGAATTGCACTCATGGTAATGAAGAATGAAAGATGAGTTGTTGGTATTAGAGGACTATTCAGTGAAATTATCAACAAGATTTTGAGATTATGAAAGTAATCATAATAATTAATGTGTCTTTGCTTATGCATCTTTAATTTTATGCTACCAAAGTCTACAAGAAACTGTTTAGAGCAAAGTCAAATGCTACATTTAGAATTCTAAACATGGGACTGTTGTTAAATGTTAACAAATCCAAGTTGCTTGTAATTTTACTTAAAAATGCTACTGCTGGCTGAATGTACAGTCAAACTCGGTATCGGGGGCTTCAGTATGGGTGCTGCAACTGCACTTCATTCAGCTGTCTGCCATGTTTCGGGGCGCTACGCGAACGGAAACATTTACCCTATCCACTTAAGTGCAATTGTTTCATTAAGTGGCTGGCTTCCTTGCTCAAGGTTTGGTTTCTATGCCACTCataatttccttttctttatgcTGATATGAACTGTTCTGAAGTTTGTTTTTCCCCTCTTTAACTGACACAGAGCCTTGAGAAATCGGATTGAAGGATCACGCGATGGCATAAGGCGTGCAGCGTCGTTGCCCTTGTTTCTCTGCCATGGCAGAGGTATTCATACCTGCTATTGTTACTTTTTCTCTTTCTACTAATTTAGGATATAAAAGAGTTAATTATTTTGTTCATCTAAATTGATGTATATGAAAGTTGAGATACTAGTTTGGTTGAACTTCTTTTGGACCTGAATTTGACTGAATTTTTTAAATCAACCATTTTAACATTTTCATTTTGGTTGAACATCTAAAACAAGTGTTCATTACTTGATTACGTATTCATCAAGTTTCGTCTAAAAAGGGGTCGACTTTCATACCTGATGATATCACTAAAACTATATCGTATTCTTTTTCGCAGGGGACGATGTGGTTGCATATGAACTTGGAGAGAAATCCGCAGGGGCCTTAAGTGCGGCCGGATTCCGGAATCTTATATTTAGGAGCTATAATGGGTAATAGCTTTATTCTGTAAAAGGCTATCATATTTAAGGTTTAGGTTTATAATTTAGGATATAAGGTCAATGTTTTATGATTTAAggtaaacaaaataattttaaaaaagttggTTACCCAGCATCACTGGAATAATAATATGGTGTTTTTTTGGTGTGCAGGTTGGGTCACTATACAGTTCCTGAAGAGACTGATGAAGTTTGTAGCTGGTTAACTGCAAATTTGGGACTTGAGGGGTTTAGGTTCAACTAGAGAACAATTGAGCTTTTTTAGGGTAATGGAAGAGGCACTATAGAATAGATAGTGGTGTTTTGGGGGTATATTGGTAATTTGGTATAGCTgcttcatctctctctctctcatgtaCTAAATAAATAAAGTTTCTATATTTGTCTTATAGGATTGGATTACTACTATGTTTCTAGATTTGGGGTTTTGGGAAATTATGCTTTGGTTGGGGGGTATATGGGTAATTTCCTATACACCAAGCaaattttgtttatttcattTTAGGATGGATAATATACATAAGTTGTTTTCTGTATTCCTGTACTAAATAAAGTGAAATTTTggtgattataattttttttttattctccttAGCtagcttcctttttcttttcttgaaaattaaaagggaaacaattgatttttaaattttaacccATACCAGTTTTGACCAATTGAATGTTAGTTGGTCAAAAGGGAAAAGGCTATCTAATTATATTAGGACACTTTATAAAAGGGATAAATTACATCAATTTTCATTAATCATCAGTCATTTTTCCAAAACCTATATGTTAGATATGGTAATAGAGAATTATTAGTCATTTGTTCGTATTGTTCACAATCTCCATTGTCTACCTAACAGAATTGATAATAATAACATATGCATAGTTGGGAGAATATATAACTATCTGCAAATTAAAGCAATTATTTTTTAGGGAGACTATAAATTGTTATTTATATggaatttatttt
The DNA window shown above is from Arachis ipaensis cultivar K30076 chromosome B08, Araip1.1, whole genome shotgun sequence and carries:
- the LOC107611901 gene encoding acyl-protein thioesterase 1, with the protein product MSYNSTSMSSGGGNGAGRRNFEFGRTHVVRPKGRHQATIVWLHGLGDNGSSWSQIFETLPLPNIKWICPTAPTRPLALFGGFPYSAWFDVGEISENAADDLEGLDASAAHVANLLSTEPPNIKLGIGGFSMGAATALHSAVCHVSGRYANGNIYPIHLSAIVSLSGWLPCSRALRNRIEGSRDGIRRAASLPLFLCHGRGDDVVAYELGEKSAGALSAAGFRNLIFRSYNGLGHYTVPEETDEVCSWLTANLGLEGFRFN